In the Takifugu flavidus isolate HTHZ2018 chromosome 11, ASM371156v2, whole genome shotgun sequence genome, one interval contains:
- the msh6 gene encoding DNA mismatch repair protein Msh6 isoform X1 produces the protein MAKQSSLFNFFTKSPPPVSKPKPSPSPAEADLPSSVANSNSSPKEQAKETQHQKKAKTGGLAQKNNPKPVKLGFNKLFGDKAPATKQTSQCPFNAGALVWAKLEGHPWWPCMVVPQPLSGQQMRGRGRDQRIHVHFFDEPPTRGWVSTKYVREYRGSDSSDAKPGGLFFCGKPVIQQAMKLADEVMSDSPDERLTMPLCVDPSDEEGEEEMEVDKSTISEEEFSEEEQEPENEKSIKGSRRSSRASAIKGNKSKRRRIIEASDSDESDDEFKPEQAASSSEDEEEGAAVSSDEEETAHETEEDSPVKPTKRKRPAGKPAPTKAKIPLTPSNPPKRAPAAVSADTKSRLSAFSAPESFESQASGSGVEGEATVWDHEKLEWLQDGRRKDGGRRRQGCEDYDPSTLYVPEDFLNRITPGMRRWWQLKSTMFDTVIFYKVGKFYELYHMDAVIGVNELGLTFMKGTWAHSGFPEIGFGRFSDGLVQKGYKVARVEQTETPEMMEARCKAMAKPTKFDRVVRREVCRIITRGTQTYSVLDGAPSESQSRFLLSLKEKAEEESSGRSRTYGVCFVDTSVGYFHVGQFPDDRHCSRLRTLIAHHSPAEVLFEKGNPSVETRKILKASLSSALQEGLSAGTQFWDAQKTLKTLSEEDYFREGADKGQAGGNNSPPPLLKHMTSESDALGLTPKDGYDLALSALGGCIFYLKKCLVDQELLSMANFEEYVPVDVEMEKAAGPASFFAQTRQRMVVDGVTLANLEIFQNGSGGSEGTLLERLDTCCTLFGKRLLKQWLCAPLCNPLSIKDRLDAVEDLMGLQAQAGEVSDLLKKLPDLERLLSKIHGIGTPLKGQDHPDSRAVLYEEVTYSKRKIADFLSALEGFKTMQEIISVLASVSGDCQSTLLRQVVSLKGEGGGLFPDLSAELRRWETAFDHQKARTTGVITPKAGFDPEYDQALAGIKTCEGELNDYLDRQKKRLGCKNMAYWGTGRNRYQMEVPDSVSDRNIPREYEVKSTKKGWKRYVTRETERLFSELQGFEEKRDSALKDCMRRLFYNFDQNYKDWKTAVECMAVLDVLLAFSRYSQGGDGPMARPEAVLPDSDRAPFLELSGSRHPCVTKTFFGDDFIPNDIFIGCLDSREEEGDGDATCVLVTGPNMGGKSTLMRQCGLVVILAQLGCFVPAERLRFTPVDRVFTRLGASDRIMSGESTFFVELSETASILHHATKHSLVLLDELGRGTATYDGTAIASAVVNELAERIRCRTLFSTHYHSLVEDYAKNPAVRLGHMACMVENECEDPSQETITFLYKFVSGACPKSYGFNAARLANLPEEVIQCGHDKAREFERSTGSLRLFRKICQFVEDETLDNAYFASLIQMLHNL, from the exons ATGGCGAAGCAAAGCTCCCTCTTCAATTTTTTCACCAAGTCTCCACCGCCGGTATCGAAGCCGAAGCCGAGTCCTTCGCCTGCCGAAGCAGATTTGCCTTCTTCCGTAGCGAATTCCAACTCGTCTCCAAAAGAGCAAGCTAAAGAGACGCAGCACCAGAAGAAAGCAAAGACCGGCGGCCTTGCACAGAAGAACAACCCCAAACCCGTAAAACTCGGATTCAACAAGCTGTTTGGTGACAAGGCTCCAGCGACGAAACAAAC CTCCCAGTGCCCATTTAACGCTGGCGCCCTCGTGTGGGCAAAACTGGAAGGTCACCCGTGGTGGCCGTGCATGGTGGTGCCCCAGCCTCTGAGTGGGCAGCAGATGAGGGGCCGAGGACGAGACCAACGCATACATGTCCATTTCTTCGATGAACCACCTACTAGGGGATGGGTCAGCACCAAATATGTCAGAGAGTACCGAG GGTCTGACAGCAGCGACGCTAAACCAGGAGGCCTTTTCTTTTGTGGGAAACCTGTAATCCAACAGGCAATGAAGCTTGCCGACGAGGTGATGTCTGACAGCCCCGACGAAAGGTTGACGATGCCTCTTTGTGTGGATCCGTCTGATGAAGAGGGTGAAGAAGAAATGGAG GTCGACAAGTCAACCATTAGTGAGGAAGAGTTcagtgaggaagagcaggaacctGAGAACGAGAAGTCGATCAAAGGCAGTCGCCGTTCGTCCCGTGCTTCGGCAATTAAGGGCAACAAGTCCAAGAGGCGCCGCATAATCGAAGCCTCGGACAGCGACGAGTCCGACGACGAATTCAAACCGGAGCAAGCTGCGTCCagcagtgaggatgaggaggaaggagcggCAGTCAGCAGTGACGAAGAGGAAACGGCCCATGAGACGGAAGAGGACAGCCCCGTAAAGCCCACGAAGCGCAAGCGACCAGCGGGCAAACCGGCGCCCACGAAAGCCAAGATCCCGCTAACTCCctccaatccgcccaaacgagcTCCGGCGGCGGTTTCGGCGGACACAAAGTCTCGTTTGTCAGCGTTCTCTGCGCCCGAGAGTTTCGAGAGCCAGGCCAGCGGATCGGGCGTGGAGGGAGAAGCCACGGTTTGGGACcacgagaagctggagtggCTGCAGGACGGCAGGAGAAAAGACGGCGGGAGGCGTCGGCAGGGCTGCGAGGACTACGACCCCTCCACCCTGTACGTGCCAGAAGACTTCCTGAACAGGATCACCCCGGGGATGCGCCGCTGGTGGCAGCTGAAGTCCACGATGTTCGACACCGTCATCTTCTACAAGGTCGGCAAGTTCTACGAGCTCTACCACATGGATGCTGTGATTGGCGTCAATGAGCTGGGGCTGACCTTCATGAAGGGCACGTGGGCTCACTCGGGCTTCCCGGAGATCGGCTTCGGCCGTTTCTCCGACGGGCTCGTCCAGAAGGGCTACAAGGTGGCTCGGGTGGAGCAAACGGAGACCCCGGAGATGATGGAGGCGCGCTGCAAGGCCATGGCCAAGCCCACGAAGTTCGACCGCGTGGTCAGGAGGGAGGTGTGCAGGATCATCACCCGCGGCACCCAGACCTACAGCGTGTTGGACGGCGCCCCCTCCGAGTCCCAGAGCAGGTTCCTGCTCAGCCTGAAGGAGAAGGCGGAGGAGGAAAGCTCCGGGCGGAGCCGCACCTACGGCGTCTGCTTCGTGGACACCTCTGTGGGTTACTTCCACGTAGGCCAGTTTCCGGACGACCGCCACTGCTCGCGCCTGCGCACCCTGATCGCCCACCACTCGCCCGCCGAAGTGCTTTTCGAGAAGGGGAACCCGTCAGTGGAAACGCGCAAAATACTGAAggcttctctgtcctctgctctccaggaGGGACTCAGCGCTGGGACGCAGTTCTGGGACGCTCAGAAGACCCTCAAAACCCTCTCTGAAGAGGATTACTTCAGAGAGGGTGCTGATAAAGGTCAGGCAGGGGGCAACAACAGTCCCCCGCCTCTCCTGAAGCACATGACCTCTGAGAGCGATGCACTGGGCCTCACGCCTAAAGACGGCTACGACCTGGCGCTGTCGGCACTGGGCGGGTGCATCTTCTACCTGAAGAAGTGTCTGGTGGACCAGGAGCTACTGTCCATGGCCAACTTTGAAGAATACGTGCCAGTGGACGTGGAGATGGAGAAAGCCGCCGGACCGGCCAGTTTCTTCGCCCAGACTCGTCAGAGGATGGTCGTCGATGGCGTGACTCTCGCTAATTTGGAAATCTTTCAGAACGGCTCGGGGGGAAGCGAAGGGACTTTGCTTGAGCGCTTGGACACCTGCTGCACCCTGTTTGGAAAGAGACTGTTGAAGCAGTGGCTCTGCGCTCCCCTGTGCAACCCGTTGTCTATTAAAGACCGGCTGGACGCGGTGGAAGACCTGATGGGCCTCCAGGCCCAGGCCGGTGAGGTTTCAGACTTGCTAAAGAAGCTTCCAGATTTAGAGCGTCTGCTGAGCAAGATCCACGGCATCGGCACCCCTCTGAAGGGCCAGGACCACCCCGACAGCAGAGCGGTTCTCTACGAGGAGGTCACCTACAGCAAGCGCAAGATCGCGGACTTCCTGTCAGCGCTGGAGGGCTTCAAAACGATGCAGGAGATCATCTCTGTTCTGGCTTCTGTCTCGGGGGACTGCCAGTCCACGCTGCTCCGGCAGGTCGTCAGTCTGAAAGGTGAAGGAGGCGGGCTCTTTCCGGACCTTTCCGCCGAACTCAGACGCTGGGAAACGGCCTTCGACCACCAGAAAGCACGCACCACGGGCGTCATCACCCCGAAAGCTGGCTTCGATCCCGAGTACGATCAGGCCCTGGCTGGTATCAAGACCTGCGAAGGAGAGCTCAACGATTACTTGGACAGGCAGAAGAAGAGGCTTGGTTGTAAGAACATGGCCTACTGGGGGACGGGGCGGAACCGCTACCAAATGGAGGTGCCCGACAGCGTCTCGGACAGGAACATTCCCCGGGAGTACGAGGTGAAGTCCACCAAGAAGGGCTGGAAGCGTTACGTAACCAGGGAGACGGAGCGGCTGTTCTCTGAGCTGCAGGGGTTCGAGGAGAAGAGAGACTCCGCGCTGAAAGACTGCATGAGGAGGCTGTTCTACAACTTTGACCAGAACTACAAGGACTGGAAGACTGCTGTGGAGTGCATGGCAGTGCTGG ACGTGTTGCTGGCGTTCTCACGCTACAGCCAGGGCGGAGACGGTCCGATGGCCAGACCAGAGGCGGTGCTGCCCGACAGTGACCGGGCACCCTTCTTGGAGCTGTCCGGGTCCCGCCATCCCTGCGTCACCAAGACGTTTTTCGGCGACGACTTCATCCCTAATGACATATTCATCGGCTGCCTGGACagcagggaagaggagggagacggcGACGCCACCTGCGTCCTCGTCACAGGACCGAACATGGGCGGGAAGTCCACTCTGATGAGACAG TGCGGCCTGGTGGTCATCCTGGCCCAGCTGGGCTGTTTTGTTCCCGCTGAGAGGCTGCGCTTCACGCCGGTCGACAGGGTCTTCACCCGCCTGGGCGCCTCCGATCGCATCATGTCCG GGGAGAGTACTTTCTTTGTGGAGCTCAGCGAGACTGCGAGCATCCTGCACCACGCCACCAAGCACTCCCTTGTGCTCTTGGACGAATTGG GAAGGGGCACGGCCACATATGACGGCACCGCCATCGCCAGCGCCGTGGTGAACGAGCTCGCCGAGAGGATCCGCTGCCGCACCCTCTTCTCCACGCACTACCACTCCCTGGTGGAGGACTACGCCAAAAACCCCGCCGTGAGGTTGGGCCACATG GCTTGTATGGTGGAGAATGAATGCGAGGATCCGAGTCAGGAGACGATAACGTTCCTCTACAAATTCGTGTCCGGCGCCTGTCCAAAGAGCTACGGCTTCAACGCCGCCCGACTGGCCAACCTGCCGGAAGAGGTGATTCAGTGCGGCCACGACAAGGCCAGAGAGTTTGAGCGGAGCACCGGCAGCCTCCGACTGTTCAG GAAGATTTGCCAGTTTGTCGAAGACGAGACGCTGGACAACGCCTACTTCGCCTCCCTCATCCAGATGCTTCACAACCTGTAG
- the msh6 gene encoding DNA mismatch repair protein Msh6 isoform X2, whose protein sequence is MAKQSSLFNFFTKSPPPVSKPKPSPSPAEADLPSSVANSNSSPKEQAKETQHQKKAKTGGLAQKNNPKPVKLGFNKLFGDKAPATKQTSQCPFNAGALVWAKLEGHPWWPCMVVPQPLSGQQMRGRGRDQRIHVHFFDEPPTRGWVSTKYVREYRGSDSSDAKPGGLFFCGKPVIQQAMKLADEVMSDSPDERLTMPLCVDPSDEEGEEEMEVDKSTISEEEFSEEEQEPENEKSIKGSRRSSRASAIKGNKSKRRRIIEASDSDESDDEFKPEQAASSSEDEEEGAAVSSDEEETAHETEEDSPVKPTKRKRPAGKPAPTKAKIPLTPSNPPKRAPAAVSADTKSRLSAFSAPESFESQASGSGVEGEATVWDHEKLEWLQDGRRKDGGRRRQGCEDYDPSTLYVPEDFLNRITPGMRRWWQLKSTMFDTVIFYKVGKFYELYHMDAVIGVNELGLTFMKGTWAHSGFPEIGFGRFSDGLVQKGYKVARVEQTETPEMMEARCKAMAKPTKFDRVVRREVCRIITRGTQTYSVLDGAPSESQSRFLLSLKEKAEEESSGRSRTYGVCFVDTSVGYFHVGQFPDDRHCSRLRTLIAHHSPAEVLFEKGNPSVETRKILKASLSSALQEGLSAGTQFWDAQKTLKTLSEEDYFREGADKGQAGGNNSPPPLLKHMTSESDALGLTPKDGYDLALSALGGCIFYLKKCLVDQELLSMANFEEYVPVDVEMEKAAGPASFFAQTRQRMVVDGVTLANLEIFQNGSGGSEGTLLERLDTCCTLFGKRLLKQWLCAPLCNPLSIKDRLDAVEDLMGLQAQAGEVSDLLKKLPDLERLLSKIHGIGTPLKGQDHPDSRAVLYEEVTYSKRKIADFLSALEGFKTMQEIISVLASVSGDCQSTLLRQVVSLKGEGGGLFPDLSAELRRWETAFDHQKARTTGVITPKAGFDPEYDQALAGIKTCEGELNDYLDRQKKRLGCKNMAYWGTGRNRYQMEVPDSVSDRNIPREYEVKSTKKGWKRYVTRETERLFSELQGFEEKRDSALKDCMRRLFYNFDQNYKDWKTAVECMAVLGNYKPHAHAHLHTREQQVLLISQHRELCTEKLHQSVRNLQLASFTR, encoded by the exons ATGGCGAAGCAAAGCTCCCTCTTCAATTTTTTCACCAAGTCTCCACCGCCGGTATCGAAGCCGAAGCCGAGTCCTTCGCCTGCCGAAGCAGATTTGCCTTCTTCCGTAGCGAATTCCAACTCGTCTCCAAAAGAGCAAGCTAAAGAGACGCAGCACCAGAAGAAAGCAAAGACCGGCGGCCTTGCACAGAAGAACAACCCCAAACCCGTAAAACTCGGATTCAACAAGCTGTTTGGTGACAAGGCTCCAGCGACGAAACAAAC CTCCCAGTGCCCATTTAACGCTGGCGCCCTCGTGTGGGCAAAACTGGAAGGTCACCCGTGGTGGCCGTGCATGGTGGTGCCCCAGCCTCTGAGTGGGCAGCAGATGAGGGGCCGAGGACGAGACCAACGCATACATGTCCATTTCTTCGATGAACCACCTACTAGGGGATGGGTCAGCACCAAATATGTCAGAGAGTACCGAG GGTCTGACAGCAGCGACGCTAAACCAGGAGGCCTTTTCTTTTGTGGGAAACCTGTAATCCAACAGGCAATGAAGCTTGCCGACGAGGTGATGTCTGACAGCCCCGACGAAAGGTTGACGATGCCTCTTTGTGTGGATCCGTCTGATGAAGAGGGTGAAGAAGAAATGGAG GTCGACAAGTCAACCATTAGTGAGGAAGAGTTcagtgaggaagagcaggaacctGAGAACGAGAAGTCGATCAAAGGCAGTCGCCGTTCGTCCCGTGCTTCGGCAATTAAGGGCAACAAGTCCAAGAGGCGCCGCATAATCGAAGCCTCGGACAGCGACGAGTCCGACGACGAATTCAAACCGGAGCAAGCTGCGTCCagcagtgaggatgaggaggaaggagcggCAGTCAGCAGTGACGAAGAGGAAACGGCCCATGAGACGGAAGAGGACAGCCCCGTAAAGCCCACGAAGCGCAAGCGACCAGCGGGCAAACCGGCGCCCACGAAAGCCAAGATCCCGCTAACTCCctccaatccgcccaaacgagcTCCGGCGGCGGTTTCGGCGGACACAAAGTCTCGTTTGTCAGCGTTCTCTGCGCCCGAGAGTTTCGAGAGCCAGGCCAGCGGATCGGGCGTGGAGGGAGAAGCCACGGTTTGGGACcacgagaagctggagtggCTGCAGGACGGCAGGAGAAAAGACGGCGGGAGGCGTCGGCAGGGCTGCGAGGACTACGACCCCTCCACCCTGTACGTGCCAGAAGACTTCCTGAACAGGATCACCCCGGGGATGCGCCGCTGGTGGCAGCTGAAGTCCACGATGTTCGACACCGTCATCTTCTACAAGGTCGGCAAGTTCTACGAGCTCTACCACATGGATGCTGTGATTGGCGTCAATGAGCTGGGGCTGACCTTCATGAAGGGCACGTGGGCTCACTCGGGCTTCCCGGAGATCGGCTTCGGCCGTTTCTCCGACGGGCTCGTCCAGAAGGGCTACAAGGTGGCTCGGGTGGAGCAAACGGAGACCCCGGAGATGATGGAGGCGCGCTGCAAGGCCATGGCCAAGCCCACGAAGTTCGACCGCGTGGTCAGGAGGGAGGTGTGCAGGATCATCACCCGCGGCACCCAGACCTACAGCGTGTTGGACGGCGCCCCCTCCGAGTCCCAGAGCAGGTTCCTGCTCAGCCTGAAGGAGAAGGCGGAGGAGGAAAGCTCCGGGCGGAGCCGCACCTACGGCGTCTGCTTCGTGGACACCTCTGTGGGTTACTTCCACGTAGGCCAGTTTCCGGACGACCGCCACTGCTCGCGCCTGCGCACCCTGATCGCCCACCACTCGCCCGCCGAAGTGCTTTTCGAGAAGGGGAACCCGTCAGTGGAAACGCGCAAAATACTGAAggcttctctgtcctctgctctccaggaGGGACTCAGCGCTGGGACGCAGTTCTGGGACGCTCAGAAGACCCTCAAAACCCTCTCTGAAGAGGATTACTTCAGAGAGGGTGCTGATAAAGGTCAGGCAGGGGGCAACAACAGTCCCCCGCCTCTCCTGAAGCACATGACCTCTGAGAGCGATGCACTGGGCCTCACGCCTAAAGACGGCTACGACCTGGCGCTGTCGGCACTGGGCGGGTGCATCTTCTACCTGAAGAAGTGTCTGGTGGACCAGGAGCTACTGTCCATGGCCAACTTTGAAGAATACGTGCCAGTGGACGTGGAGATGGAGAAAGCCGCCGGACCGGCCAGTTTCTTCGCCCAGACTCGTCAGAGGATGGTCGTCGATGGCGTGACTCTCGCTAATTTGGAAATCTTTCAGAACGGCTCGGGGGGAAGCGAAGGGACTTTGCTTGAGCGCTTGGACACCTGCTGCACCCTGTTTGGAAAGAGACTGTTGAAGCAGTGGCTCTGCGCTCCCCTGTGCAACCCGTTGTCTATTAAAGACCGGCTGGACGCGGTGGAAGACCTGATGGGCCTCCAGGCCCAGGCCGGTGAGGTTTCAGACTTGCTAAAGAAGCTTCCAGATTTAGAGCGTCTGCTGAGCAAGATCCACGGCATCGGCACCCCTCTGAAGGGCCAGGACCACCCCGACAGCAGAGCGGTTCTCTACGAGGAGGTCACCTACAGCAAGCGCAAGATCGCGGACTTCCTGTCAGCGCTGGAGGGCTTCAAAACGATGCAGGAGATCATCTCTGTTCTGGCTTCTGTCTCGGGGGACTGCCAGTCCACGCTGCTCCGGCAGGTCGTCAGTCTGAAAGGTGAAGGAGGCGGGCTCTTTCCGGACCTTTCCGCCGAACTCAGACGCTGGGAAACGGCCTTCGACCACCAGAAAGCACGCACCACGGGCGTCATCACCCCGAAAGCTGGCTTCGATCCCGAGTACGATCAGGCCCTGGCTGGTATCAAGACCTGCGAAGGAGAGCTCAACGATTACTTGGACAGGCAGAAGAAGAGGCTTGGTTGTAAGAACATGGCCTACTGGGGGACGGGGCGGAACCGCTACCAAATGGAGGTGCCCGACAGCGTCTCGGACAGGAACATTCCCCGGGAGTACGAGGTGAAGTCCACCAAGAAGGGCTGGAAGCGTTACGTAACCAGGGAGACGGAGCGGCTGTTCTCTGAGCTGCAGGGGTTCGAGGAGAAGAGAGACTCCGCGCTGAAAGACTGCATGAGGAGGCTGTTCTACAACTTTGACCAGAACTACAAGGACTGGAAGACTGCTGTGGAGTGCATGGCAGTGCTGGGTAACTACAAACCCCACGCACACGCTCATCTTCATACACGAGAGCAGCAG GTTTTACTGATAAGCCAACACCGCGAGCTCTGCACTGAAAAGCTGCACCAGTCTGTTCGGAATCTGCAACTTGCTAGTTTCACAAGGTAA